In a genomic window of Occallatibacter riparius:
- a CDS encoding M56 family metallopeptidase: protein MNELVLHAVNLSATATGALVSAIWQGALLAAIVFLVLRMLPGLSAAARSVIWLNVFILLALLHILPVFIGGQEALPAASASHAVRLNPLWSLAVAAVWLAMSLIRLAQLASGALHLRRMGRNAVPAQVTDALKPLLVHNGHPVALCASDEVARPSVLGFFRPRILVPPALLEQLSEAELKQVILHEMEHLHRGDDWTNLLQKLALVLFPLNPALAWVERRLCAERELACDDRVLHAGSGRKAYALCLTHLAEFTLVRRGFSLALGAWERRPELVRRVQRILSEPARSMGRRPALAAMAGLTTGALACTLILARSPQLVRFSPLTRAAQAQNFSPALDAHEVARSMGGTPQLVKAVLPSATTKPGKPQKAALCRRVKKAEPPARLANLMSPPPPVEVAGTLLVMTDFDDLGVPPQVVMAMQQTGRHTRRPVVVRCTFAVLQTPDGWLVIKI, encoded by the coding sequence ATGAACGAGCTGGTTCTGCACGCAGTCAACCTGTCGGCCACTGCGACGGGAGCCCTGGTTTCGGCCATCTGGCAGGGCGCGCTGCTGGCTGCCATCGTATTCCTCGTGCTGCGCATGCTTCCCGGCCTGAGCGCCGCAGCCCGCTCCGTCATCTGGCTCAACGTCTTTATCCTGCTCGCCTTGCTCCACATCCTGCCGGTATTCATCGGCGGACAGGAGGCTTTGCCCGCAGCGTCCGCAAGCCACGCCGTCCGACTCAATCCACTTTGGAGCTTGGCGGTGGCTGCCGTCTGGCTGGCAATGTCGCTGATTCGCCTCGCGCAGCTCGCTTCAGGAGCGCTTCACCTGCGCCGCATGGGCCGAAACGCCGTCCCGGCGCAAGTAACAGACGCGCTCAAGCCGCTGCTGGTGCACAACGGCCATCCCGTCGCGTTGTGCGCATCTGACGAAGTCGCCCGTCCCAGCGTGCTTGGATTCTTCCGCCCCCGGATCCTGGTTCCTCCGGCCCTGCTCGAGCAGCTCTCCGAGGCGGAACTCAAGCAAGTGATTCTTCACGAAATGGAGCACCTCCACCGCGGCGACGACTGGACGAACCTGCTGCAGAAACTTGCCCTGGTTCTCTTTCCTCTCAACCCTGCGCTGGCCTGGGTAGAACGCCGCCTCTGCGCCGAGCGAGAACTGGCCTGCGATGATCGTGTCCTGCACGCCGGATCCGGCCGCAAAGCCTATGCCCTGTGCCTCACTCATCTGGCCGAATTTACCTTGGTTCGGCGCGGTTTCAGCCTGGCACTCGGCGCATGGGAGCGGCGGCCCGAACTGGTGCGGCGCGTCCAACGAATCCTGAGTGAACCGGCTCGATCCATGGGCCGCAGGCCGGCCCTCGCCGCCATGGCCGGACTGACGACCGGAGCGCTGGCCTGCACCCTCATCCTCGCCCGCTCCCCCCAACTCGTCCGGTTCAGCCCATTGACCCGCGCAGCCCAGGCCCAGAATTTTTCGCCTGCGCTCGATGCGCATGAAGTAGCTCGGTCGATGGGCGGAACTCCCCAGTTGGTGAAGGCAGTTCTTCCCAGCGCGACGACGAAGCCTGGGAAGCCCCAGAAGGCCGCGCTCTGCCGCCGAGTGAAGAAGGCGGAGCCTCCGGCACGGCTGGCAAACCTGATGTCACCTCCTCCTCCGGTCGAAGTAGCGGGCACGCTACTGGTGATGACTGACTTTGACGATCTGGGCGTACCGCCGCAGGTCGTGATGGCAATGCAGCAGACCGGTCGTCATACCCGTCGGCCTGTCGTGGTGCGCTGCACGTTTGCCGTACTGCAGACGCCGGACGGCTGGCTGGTGATCAAGATTTAA
- a CDS encoding BlaI/MecI/CopY family transcriptional regulator, translating to MPPKPSNTLTQAELRLMRVMWTRGESSVADLVAACAGETPLAYTSVLTTVRILEQKGYVTHRQEGRAFLYSPSVAEHEASRSEVKNVLQRFFGNSRERLLLSLLGDEEITAEELRRLKEAIALAPDEATSTEVG from the coding sequence ATGCCCCCAAAGCCCTCCAACACGCTGACCCAGGCCGAGCTAAGGCTCATGCGAGTGATGTGGACCCGCGGTGAGTCGAGCGTTGCCGACCTGGTGGCCGCCTGCGCCGGCGAGACTCCCCTTGCCTACACGTCGGTGCTGACGACCGTCCGCATCCTCGAACAGAAGGGATACGTGACCCACCGTCAGGAGGGCCGGGCATTCCTCTACAGCCCCTCCGTGGCCGAGCACGAAGCCAGCCGCAGCGAAGTCAAGAATGTGCTCCAGCGGTTCTTCGGCAACTCACGTGAGCGCCTCCTGCTGAGCCTGCTCGGGGACGAAGAGATCACGGCGGAAGAGTTGCGGCGTCTTAAAGAAGCAATCGCGCTGGCGCCGGACGAGGCCACGTCGACGGAGGTCGGGTGA
- a CDS encoding Do family serine endopeptidase, which produces MSGTTNHLVSGAKRLSAPAAVAAAFGLGAAMFAGHGGVHAASNTPALDDNSIAALTSIDHAMEAVAAKVTPAVVNVSVTARVPAGQMTMGGGDGDDEDGGQMQQQLPPGLQRFFGQMMPPGRQRPQLEHGVGSGVIVSPDGYIVTNNHVVDGATQIRVTLNDRRVLPAKVIGTDKLTDLAVIKVDAKDLPTVTWGDSAKLQPGQTVLAFGSPFGYFQFSVTRGIVSALNRPNPYSDDARKPGGYIQTDAAINPGNSGGPLVNAHGELVGINTFIITNNGSFAGAGFAIPAQLVRATTDQIIKHGKVEHGYLGININDVTPANSEFFKLKEASGAIVAQVTPDSPAASGGLKQGDVVTEANGQPVGNAGALQMAVSEMTPGTPLKLNVVRDGKPMTVNLTVGQFKAKTEQASNAGENSGQKGKIGVAVGNLDENARQQFNVPEQVKGVVVQDVKPGSPAEDAGLQPGDVIEEVNRKPAASASEFASDVHTTPADKDILLLVWSQGNSSYRTVHPAQNLAQDRQ; this is translated from the coding sequence ATGTCTGGTACAACTAATCATTTAGTAAGTGGAGCAAAGAGACTGTCGGCGCCGGCTGCCGTGGCTGCTGCGTTTGGCCTTGGTGCGGCAATGTTTGCCGGACACGGTGGGGTACATGCGGCGTCAAACACCCCGGCGCTCGACGACAACAGCATTGCGGCGCTGACGAGCATTGATCACGCCATGGAAGCGGTGGCAGCGAAAGTGACGCCGGCGGTGGTCAATGTGTCGGTGACGGCGCGGGTGCCCGCCGGTCAGATGACGATGGGCGGCGGAGATGGCGATGACGAGGATGGTGGCCAAATGCAACAGCAACTGCCTCCCGGCTTGCAGCGGTTCTTCGGGCAGATGATGCCGCCTGGCCGCCAGCGGCCGCAGCTTGAGCACGGGGTGGGATCGGGCGTGATCGTCTCGCCGGACGGGTACATTGTCACCAACAACCACGTGGTGGATGGGGCGACGCAGATCCGCGTGACGCTGAACGATCGCCGCGTGCTGCCCGCGAAGGTGATCGGCACGGACAAGCTGACTGACCTCGCGGTGATCAAGGTGGACGCGAAGGACCTGCCGACAGTGACTTGGGGTGACTCGGCCAAGCTGCAGCCCGGACAGACGGTGCTGGCGTTTGGCAGTCCGTTCGGGTATTTCCAGTTTTCGGTCACGCGCGGCATTGTGAGCGCGCTGAACCGGCCGAATCCCTACTCGGATGACGCGCGGAAACCGGGTGGCTATATTCAGACGGATGCGGCGATCAATCCGGGTAACTCGGGTGGGCCTCTGGTGAATGCGCACGGAGAGCTGGTGGGCATCAACACGTTCATCATTACGAACAACGGCTCGTTTGCGGGCGCGGGATTCGCGATTCCGGCGCAGCTGGTACGCGCAACGACCGACCAGATCATCAAGCATGGCAAGGTGGAGCACGGATACCTGGGCATCAACATCAACGACGTGACGCCGGCAAACTCCGAGTTCTTCAAGCTGAAGGAAGCGTCGGGCGCGATTGTGGCGCAGGTGACGCCGGACTCGCCGGCTGCGAGCGGCGGCCTGAAGCAGGGTGACGTCGTCACAGAGGCGAACGGGCAGCCGGTGGGCAACGCGGGCGCACTGCAGATGGCGGTCAGCGAGATGACTCCCGGAACTCCGCTGAAGCTGAACGTGGTGCGTGACGGCAAGCCGATGACGGTGAACCTGACTGTGGGGCAGTTCAAGGCAAAGACGGAGCAGGCTTCGAATGCGGGCGAGAACAGCGGCCAGAAGGGCAAGATCGGCGTGGCCGTTGGCAACCTGGATGAGAATGCGCGGCAGCAGTTCAACGTTCCCGAGCAGGTGAAGGGCGTTGTGGTGCAGGACGTGAAGCCCGGCAGCCCGGCGGAGGATGCGGGACTGCAGCCTGGCGATGTGATCGAGGAAGTGAACCGCAAGCCGGCGGCCTCGGCCAGCGAGTTTGCGAGCGATGTGCACACGACTCCGGCCGATAAGGACATCCTGCTGCTGGTGTGGTCGCAGGGTAACTCGAGTTACCGCACGGTGCATCCGGCGCAGAACCTTGCGCAGGACCGCCAGTAA
- a CDS encoding L,D-transpeptidase family protein, whose protein sequence is MRKCFLWPWIVMAAVLWLAVPAGSKTAAPTERADSVLILKKDHVLELLAGGKVIRSYKVALGSGGLAAKERAGDGRTPEGHYVIDSRNEHSAYHKALHISYPNEEDRRRAAKLGVSPGGKIMIHGLPNGKGWIGAAHRTIDWTLGCVAVTDDEIEQIWKLVPVGTPVEIRP, encoded by the coding sequence ATGCGGAAATGCTTCTTGTGGCCCTGGATTGTGATGGCCGCGGTGTTGTGGCTTGCGGTGCCCGCGGGTTCCAAAACTGCGGCTCCAACTGAGCGGGCCGATTCGGTGCTGATTCTGAAGAAGGATCATGTGCTGGAATTGCTCGCCGGCGGGAAGGTGATTCGCAGTTACAAGGTGGCGCTGGGATCGGGAGGGCTGGCGGCGAAGGAGCGCGCCGGCGATGGGCGCACGCCGGAAGGGCATTACGTGATCGACAGCCGCAACGAGCACTCGGCGTATCACAAGGCGCTGCACATCTCGTATCCCAATGAAGAGGATCGACGGCGGGCGGCGAAGCTGGGTGTGAGCCCGGGCGGCAAGATCATGATTCATGGGCTGCCGAACGGGAAAGGTTGGATTGGCGCGGCGCACCGCACCATCGACTGGACGCTCGGCTGCGTGGCGGTGACGGACGATGAGATTGAGCAGATCTGGAAGCTGGTTCCCGTCGGGACGCCGGTGGAGATTCGGCCGTGA